From the genome of Magnetospirillum sp. WYHS-4, one region includes:
- a CDS encoding glycosyltransferase family 2 protein codes for MKLTALISVRNEERQLADCLETLRFADEIAVLLDKCTDASRDIALRYTDRILEGSWALEGERRNAGIAFATGEWVLEVDADERVPPELADEIRRTVETTPCDWHEILVDNYIGDRLVRWGWGASFGKAAYPGLFRKGVKTWGPQRVHPSLKWADGARKGPMLRHRLRHYVDRDISDMIRRLDSYSTARAKDLRDAGNVGTLPANIRRLFSRFFKCYVLRKGYREGGYGLLIALFAGLFPLLSHLKAKLERD; via the coding sequence ATGAAGCTCACCGCCCTGATTTCCGTGCGCAACGAGGAACGGCAACTGGCCGACTGCCTGGAAACGCTCCGTTTCGCCGACGAGATCGCGGTGCTGCTGGACAAGTGCACCGATGCCTCGCGCGACATCGCGCTCCGCTATACGGACCGCATCCTGGAAGGAAGCTGGGCGCTGGAAGGGGAACGCCGCAACGCCGGCATCGCCTTCGCCACCGGCGAGTGGGTGTTGGAGGTGGACGCGGACGAACGCGTGCCCCCCGAACTGGCGGACGAGATCCGCCGGACCGTCGAGACCACGCCCTGCGACTGGCACGAGATCCTGGTCGATAACTATATCGGCGACAGGCTGGTGCGCTGGGGCTGGGGCGCGTCCTTCGGCAAGGCCGCCTATCCGGGCCTGTTCCGCAAGGGCGTCAAGACCTGGGGCCCGCAGCGGGTCCACCCCAGCCTGAAATGGGCCGACGGCGCCCGCAAGGGGCCGATGCTCCGCCACCGGTTGCGCCATTACGTGGACCGCGACATTTCCGACATGATCCGCCGCCTGGACAGCTACTCCACGGCGCGGGCGAAAGACCTGCGGGACGCCGGGAACGTGGGGACACTGCCGGCCAACATCCGCCGGCTTTTCTCGCGCTTCTTCAAGTGCTACGTCCTGCGCAAGGGTTACCGGGAAGGGGGCTACGGCTTGCTGATCGCGCTCTTTGCCGGGCTGTTCCCGCTGCTGTCGCACCTGAAGGCCAAGCTGGAAAGGGACTGA
- a CDS encoding glycosyltransferase, with product MARIVIADDGIVFDGRTPEQKPLGGVESSVCFLVEELARRGHDVSVYNMCEAPLDHKGVRWRRLRDGLPDDADLYIANRGDRLIPLVPKARNRVFWTHNPARYVLKWRYLWKLWRWRPVVVFIGTYAATTLPRWVPDGGRKVIPYGIPDIFRNAPSVEGIPAPRAVFTSNPLRSLDWLLGIWESKVQPRVPGAELHLFTGAATYGAVGDAKAEAMEAILAKARALAGKGVVLRGPVPKARLIEELLAARVMLYRGDLNETFCLALGEAQALGVPCVVQRLGSVVERVIDGKTGFIADDDAAFAEAAIRLLADEELWRAQHAAALDKQRRWGWPEAAAAFEELIR from the coding sequence ATGGCGCGCATCGTGATCGCCGACGACGGCATCGTCTTCGACGGCCGCACGCCGGAACAAAAGCCTTTGGGCGGCGTCGAATCCTCGGTCTGCTTCCTGGTCGAGGAACTGGCGCGGCGGGGCCACGACGTGTCGGTTTACAACATGTGCGAAGCGCCCCTGGACCACAAGGGCGTGCGTTGGCGCCGTTTGCGTGACGGCCTGCCCGACGATGCCGACCTCTACATCGCCAACCGGGGCGACAGGCTGATCCCCCTGGTTCCGAAGGCGCGCAACCGCGTCTTCTGGACCCACAACCCGGCCCGGTACGTGCTGAAGTGGCGCTATCTGTGGAAGCTATGGCGCTGGCGGCCGGTGGTGGTGTTCATCGGCACCTACGCGGCGACCACCCTGCCCCGGTGGGTGCCCGACGGCGGCCGCAAGGTCATTCCCTACGGCATCCCCGACATTTTCCGCAACGCCCCGTCCGTCGAAGGCATCCCCGCGCCGCGCGCCGTCTTCACCTCCAATCCGCTACGCTCGCTGGACTGGCTGCTAGGCATATGGGAATCCAAGGTGCAGCCGCGGGTGCCGGGCGCCGAACTGCATCTGTTCACCGGCGCCGCCACCTACGGCGCCGTCGGCGATGCAAAGGCAGAAGCCATGGAGGCGATTCTCGCCAAGGCGCGGGCTTTGGCGGGCAAGGGCGTAGTGCTGCGCGGCCCGGTTCCCAAGGCCCGATTGATCGAGGAATTGCTTGCCGCCCGCGTCATGCTATACCGGGGGGACCTCAACGAGACCTTCTGCCTCGCCTTGGGCGAGGCCCAGGCCCTGGGAGTGCCTTGCGTGGTGCAAAGGCTGGGCTCGGTGGTCGAAAGGGTGATCGACGGGAAAACGGGGTTCATCGCCGATGACGACGCCGCGTTCGCCGAAGCCGCGATCCGCCTGCTGGCGGACGAGGAATTGTGGCGGGCCCAGCATGCCGCCGCCTTGGACAAACAACGCCGCTGGGGTTGGCCCGAAGCGGCAGCCGCCTTCGAGGAGTTGATCCGCTGA